From a single Chlamydiales bacterium genomic region:
- the glmM gene encoding phosphoglucosamine mutase — MKHEKKPLKLFGTDGVRGAANQFPMTVEIALALGRAAGKIFNRHNGKQKVVIGKDTRLSCYMFENALIAGLCSMGVDTLMVGPLPTPGVAFITRAYRADAGIVISASHNSFGDNGIKFFSSEGFKLPEKVEEEIEMLIALNQFEEFLPPSHLVGKNTKIIDADGRYIEFAKGTFPKKLSLKNLKIVLDCAHGAGFRVAPLIFQELDAKVYVYGNAPNGLNINSHCGSLHPEVVQKAVIEHTADVGIALDGDADRVIMVDENAQIVDGDTLLGICAYDFKKRGLLRNNKVVGTVMSNYGFLKSMKDLGIDVVCSQVGDRFVIQDMIQHDANLGGEQSGHLIFLDYNTTGDGLVSALQVLRIMIETDSKLSDLAMIVKRYPQSLISVKVTSKPPLDSMEEVVEVIARVKAQLGDAGRVLVRYSGTENVCRVMVEGQKHKLAFEMANEIANVITAKIG; from the coding sequence ATGAAACATGAAAAAAAACCTTTAAAGTTATTTGGAACAGATGGAGTTAGAGGAGCTGCAAATCAATTTCCAATGACAGTAGAAATAGCCCTTGCTCTTGGACGTGCCGCGGGTAAAATTTTTAATCGTCACAATGGCAAACAGAAAGTTGTGATTGGTAAGGATACAAGACTCTCTTGTTACATGTTTGAAAATGCACTTATCGCAGGGCTTTGTTCTATGGGAGTGGATACATTGATGGTAGGACCCCTTCCAACGCCAGGCGTTGCTTTTATAACTAGGGCTTACAGGGCAGACGCTGGTATTGTTATTTCTGCATCGCATAATTCTTTTGGTGACAATGGGATTAAATTTTTTTCATCAGAAGGATTTAAACTGCCAGAAAAAGTTGAAGAAGAGATTGAAATGCTCATTGCATTGAATCAGTTTGAAGAGTTTTTGCCACCTAGCCATCTTGTTGGAAAAAATACAAAAATTATTGATGCGGACGGGCGTTATATAGAATTTGCCAAAGGGACGTTTCCAAAAAAATTATCATTAAAAAATTTAAAAATAGTTTTAGATTGTGCTCATGGGGCAGGATTTAGGGTCGCTCCCTTAATATTTCAAGAGTTAGATGCAAAAGTATATGTTTATGGTAATGCTCCCAATGGCTTGAATATTAATTCACACTGTGGATCTTTGCATCCAGAAGTTGTCCAAAAGGCAGTTATTGAACACACGGCAGACGTGGGTATTGCTCTTGATGGAGATGCTGATCGAGTGATCATGGTAGATGAAAATGCACAAATTGTAGATGGAGATACGCTACTTGGAATTTGCGCTTATGATTTTAAGAAAAGGGGACTTCTTCGTAATAATAAGGTCGTTGGCACGGTCATGTCTAATTACGGATTTTTAAAGAGCATGAAGGATCTTGGAATCGATGTAGTTTGCTCACAAGTAGGAGATCGTTTTGTTATCCAAGATATGATTCAGCATGATGCAAATCTTGGTGGTGAGCAAAGTGGGCATTTGATTTTTTTAGATTACAATACAACAGGTGATGGTCTTGTCTCTGCTTTGCAGGTTCTTCGCATTATGATTGAAACAGATTCGAAGCTCTCCGATTTAGCCATGATAGTTAAGCGCTATCCTCAAAGTTTAATTAGTGTTAAAGTAACCTCAAAGCCGCCTTTGGATAGTATGGAAGAGGTTGTTGAGGTGATTGCAAGAGTAAAGGCTCAACTTGGTGATGCAGGTAGAGTGCTTGTTCGTTATTCAGGTACAGAAAATGTTTGCAGGGTGATGGTAGAAGGGCAGAAACATAAGCTTGCGTTTGAGATGGCAAATGAGATTGCAAATGTAATCACTGCCAAGATTGGTTGA
- a CDS encoding Bax inhibitor-1/YccA family protein, whose translation MGLTERDYVFGQASSQMALSSFTTKVYGWMTAGLALTAAVAYFIYASELYQTLMPMWWFWGIATFGIAMVITTMLQKLSVPALALLFLGYSALEGVFFGTLLPGYAAAFGGGVIWSAFAVAAIVFLMAAVYGVFTKSDLTKIGRILSFAVVGLIAVTLLYFILSFFIQLTWMNLLISYIGLIVFVGLTAFDAQQIRMMSYQASGDTILVHKLSLVMALRMYINVIMVFWYLLQIFSSSRR comes from the coding sequence ATGGGACTAACTGAGCGAGATTATGTATTTGGCCAGGCTTCATCTCAAATGGCACTGAGTTCATTTACAACAAAGGTTTATGGTTGGATGACAGCAGGGCTTGCACTTACTGCAGCCGTTGCCTATTTCATCTATGCAAGTGAATTATATCAAACATTAATGCCCATGTGGTGGTTTTGGGGGATTGCAACTTTTGGTATAGCAATGGTAATTACAACGATGCTTCAAAAGCTTTCTGTTCCAGCACTTGCTCTTCTTTTCTTGGGCTACTCAGCTTTGGAAGGGGTGTTTTTTGGAACTTTACTGCCAGGATATGCTGCAGCGTTTGGTGGAGGTGTAATTTGGAGTGCTTTTGCAGTTGCTGCCATTGTATTTTTAATGGCCGCAGTTTATGGGGTATTTACAAAATCAGACTTAACGAAGATTGGAAGAATTCTATCTTTTGCAGTTGTTGGCCTTATTGCAGTTACCTTGCTTTATTTTATCTTGTCATTTTTCATTCAGCTTACGTGGATGAATTTATTGATTAGTTACATAGGCTTAATTGTATTTGTGGGCCTTACAGCATTTGATGCACAACAAATACGCATGATGAGTTATCAAGCAAGTGGTGATACAATACTTGTGCACAAGCTCTCCCTTGTTATGGCACTCAGGATGTATATTAATGTCATCATGGTGTTCTGGTATCTGTTGCAGATCTTTTCTTCTTCCAGAAGATAG
- the ftsY gene encoding signal recognition particle-docking protein FtsY, producing the protein MFKFIKTSYSKVKGAFGKTSSLFQHKIQELFKGSIHEGTIDELERLLYEADLGVATTSLLIAKVKSELQANKGLDSTKITAILKEELTCELKKYSSDMEEATNNGPVVVLVVGVNGSGKTTSVAKLAHHYQLAGKKVLIAAGDTFRAAAVQQLELWAQRLHIDIVKSAPKSDPSAVVFDAITAGIARSCDVVIIDTAGRLHVKTDLMQELQKIRRVCTKVLPESPHETLLVLDASIGQNALDQARTFHKYTPITGIILTKLDGTPKGGIVIAIQKELGIPVKMIGIGEGLEDLQPFNAEEFVSALFG; encoded by the coding sequence ATGTTCAAATTTATAAAAACTAGTTATTCAAAAGTCAAAGGCGCGTTTGGAAAGACAAGCTCCCTCTTTCAACACAAAATCCAAGAGCTTTTTAAAGGAAGCATCCATGAAGGGACCATCGATGAGCTAGAGCGCCTTTTATATGAAGCTGACCTTGGAGTTGCGACAACATCTTTACTCATAGCTAAAGTAAAAAGTGAGCTTCAAGCTAATAAAGGTCTTGATTCTACAAAGATAACAGCTATTTTAAAAGAAGAACTAACCTGTGAGCTCAAAAAGTATTCATCCGACATGGAAGAGGCTACTAATAATGGACCTGTCGTTGTCTTAGTTGTAGGTGTAAATGGAAGTGGGAAAACTACATCTGTTGCAAAACTTGCTCACCATTATCAGCTAGCAGGCAAAAAAGTACTTATTGCCGCAGGAGATACTTTCAGAGCAGCTGCTGTCCAGCAATTGGAACTATGGGCCCAAAGACTCCATATCGATATCGTTAAAAGTGCCCCCAAGAGCGATCCTTCCGCTGTCGTTTTTGATGCTATAACAGCTGGTATTGCACGCAGCTGTGATGTTGTCATTATCGATACAGCAGGAAGACTTCATGTAAAAACTGACTTGATGCAAGAATTACAAAAAATTAGGCGCGTTTGCACCAAGGTACTACCAGAATCTCCTCATGAAACCCTGCTTGTATTAGATGCTAGCATTGGTCAAAATGCGCTAGACCAAGCAAGAACCTTTCACAAATATACGCCCATCACGGGAATTATCTTAACCAAGCTAGATGGAACTCCTAAAGGGGGTATCGTCATTGCCATCCAAAAAGAACTGGGTATACCTGTAAAAATGATAGGTATTGGAGAAGGGCTGGAAGATTTGCAGCCCTTCAATGCAGAAGAATTTGTTTCAGCACTTTTTGGATAA
- the sucC gene encoding ADP-forming succinate--CoA ligase subunit beta, giving the protein MYLHEYQAKELLRKWGIFIPEFAIASNSDEVKKALFDLKLSEAVIKAQVHAGGRAKAGGVQIVKGKEAIILAAKEMIGLRIVNEQTGKNGKVVHQVLITAPVVVQKEYYIALLIDFKVAEPYILVSKEAGIDVEEKMQKDPNSFLKVYFSLDGKVTASDLEKIGLFMGWQDDLRDIGCQFITQLADAFISMDATLLEINPLALTEENKLIPLDVKLSIDDNALFRHEELQALYDPSQFTTREVLANMHNFSYVPLQGDIGCMVNGAGLAMATMDIIDYFGGSPANFLDIGGSATKDRVAEGFKILIKDAKVRAILVNIFGGIMDCMVIAEGIIQALKELYVGLVKKQKSIPIIVRMEGTNRDKGCYLLAQSKFNVTIADGLEDAAKKAVIAAGIL; this is encoded by the coding sequence ATGTATCTACACGAATATCAAGCAAAAGAGCTCTTAAGAAAATGGGGCATCTTCATCCCAGAGTTTGCTATTGCATCCAATAGCGATGAAGTTAAGAAGGCCCTTTTCGATCTCAAGTTGAGTGAAGCTGTCATAAAGGCTCAGGTACATGCAGGAGGTAGGGCAAAGGCTGGTGGTGTACAAATCGTGAAGGGAAAAGAGGCTATCATTCTTGCAGCTAAGGAAATGATAGGTCTTCGTATTGTCAATGAGCAGACAGGAAAGAATGGAAAAGTTGTTCATCAGGTGCTAATTACAGCTCCAGTAGTTGTTCAAAAGGAATATTATATTGCACTTTTGATCGATTTTAAGGTGGCAGAGCCCTATATTTTAGTTTCTAAGGAAGCTGGCATAGATGTAGAAGAAAAAATGCAAAAAGACCCAAATAGTTTTTTAAAGGTCTATTTTTCATTAGATGGAAAAGTTACAGCTTCTGATCTTGAAAAAATAGGCCTTTTTATGGGCTGGCAAGATGATTTGAGGGATATAGGTTGTCAATTTATAACACAATTGGCAGATGCTTTCATTTCGATGGATGCAACGCTTTTGGAAATTAATCCACTTGCCCTTACAGAGGAAAATAAGCTCATACCCTTAGATGTAAAGTTGTCCATTGATGATAACGCACTTTTTAGGCATGAAGAATTACAAGCTTTATACGATCCATCACAGTTTACCACTCGTGAAGTTTTGGCAAATATGCATAATTTTTCTTATGTGCCATTACAAGGTGATATTGGTTGCATGGTTAATGGTGCAGGCCTTGCTATGGCTACGATGGATATCATCGATTATTTTGGAGGATCTCCTGCCAATTTTTTGGATATTGGAGGCAGTGCTACAAAAGACAGAGTTGCAGAAGGGTTTAAAATTTTAATAAAAGATGCAAAAGTAAGGGCTATTCTTGTAAATATTTTTGGTGGGATTATGGACTGTATGGTTATTGCGGAAGGGATAATTCAAGCTTTAAAAGAACTCTATGTTGGTTTAGTTAAAAAACAGAAGAGCATTCCAATTATTGTAAGAATGGAGGGAACCAATCGCGATAAGGGATGTTATCTTCTTGCACAGTCTAAGTTTAATGTTACCATTGCAGATGGGTTAGAAGATGCAGCAAAGAAAGCCGTGATTGCAGCAGGGATACTTTAA
- the sucD gene encoding succinate--CoA ligase subunit alpha produces MSILVNKHTRIITQGISGKAGYFHTEQSLKYGSKIVGGVVPGKGGTLILDLPVFDTVFDAKRVLECNASMIFVPAPFAAKAILEAEEAGIELIICITEGIPINDMLFVKRVMSKSKTSKLIGPNSPGIITPGECRMGIMTGYIHQKGSVGIVSRSGTLNYEAALQITRAGLGQSTCVGIGGDPVVGVNFVDILKLFEKDPQTKSILMIGEVGGTLEEEAAEWIKGHATKPIVAFIAGSMAPTGHRMGHAGAIVQRDLGSAKQKIDALRRAGVAVTLNPAAMGQTLLKVVK; encoded by the coding sequence ATGTCAATTTTAGTAAATAAGCATACGCGTATTATCACACAAGGTATTAGCGGTAAAGCAGGATATTTTCATACGGAACAAAGTTTGAAATATGGCTCTAAGATAGTAGGTGGGGTTGTTCCTGGAAAAGGAGGGACTTTAATTTTAGATCTTCCTGTTTTTGATACGGTATTTGATGCAAAACGCGTGCTTGAATGTAATGCAAGCATGATTTTTGTGCCAGCTCCTTTCGCTGCAAAAGCTATTTTAGAAGCAGAGGAAGCGGGTATTGAATTAATTATATGCATTACAGAGGGTATTCCTATTAATGATATGCTCTTTGTTAAAAGAGTCATGAGCAAAAGTAAAACAAGCAAGTTAATAGGTCCAAATTCTCCGGGTATTATAACGCCAGGTGAATGTAGAATGGGTATTATGACAGGATATATTCATCAAAAAGGATCTGTGGGTATTGTTTCTCGCTCCGGCACGCTCAATTATGAAGCTGCGCTTCAAATAACACGGGCAGGCCTTGGTCAGTCAACGTGTGTAGGTATTGGTGGAGACCCTGTTGTAGGTGTAAATTTTGTAGATATTTTAAAGCTTTTTGAAAAGGATCCACAAACCAAAAGTATCTTGATGATAGGGGAAGTGGGGGGTACTTTGGAGGAAGAGGCTGCAGAGTGGATTAAAGGACATGCAACCAAGCCAATAGTAGCGTTCATTGCAGGAAGTATGGCGCCTACAGGTCATCGAATGGGACATGCTGGAGCTATTGTTCAAAGGGATTTGGGGTCTGCTAAGCAAAAAATAGACGCTCTTAGAAGAGCAGGTGTTGCAGTTACCTTAAATCCTGCAGCTATGGGACAAACACTTTTAAAAGTAGTTAAATGA
- a CDS encoding M50 family metallopeptidase, with translation MMNLKIPLRIHPFFWLFAALIGFLNSNEPIQILVWVFIIFISVLIHECGHALTAKLFQQSVHIELFAFGGMTYREGRKLKLWEEFLVVLCGPLAGFLLFLLGYFLLPHIGDKQSLLFFSVNILTIINFLWTCLNLIPVLPLDGGQLLRIVLEKIIGFKAIKITHLISLFLATGLTFLFLVEGQIFVGILFFMLAFMSYRSFKDSKLMSVQDQNADLQRLFEDAEKKLLLGMKREAFEDFQKVRKLSSSGVIYNIATETSALILLEESANDPEKKALAYQCLCSLPSVSAEVLPRFHALAFEYDNYQKTVELAEEAFQLQPTGDTALITAKAYAALKMSEPAVGWLECALSEGVVDIDKILKNSEFDLIRDNIEFKHFVDSIQGV, from the coding sequence ATGATGAATCTAAAAATTCCCTTAAGAATACATCCCTTTTTTTGGCTTTTTGCAGCTTTAATTGGTTTTCTTAATTCTAATGAGCCTATTCAAATTTTGGTGTGGGTTTTTATTATTTTTATTTCGGTCTTAATTCATGAATGTGGTCATGCTTTAACAGCTAAGTTATTTCAACAGTCTGTTCATATAGAGCTTTTTGCATTTGGAGGGATGACGTATAGGGAAGGGCGTAAATTAAAGCTTTGGGAAGAGTTTTTGGTAGTGCTTTGTGGCCCCTTGGCTGGTTTTTTGCTTTTTTTACTTGGATATTTTCTTTTACCCCATATTGGTGATAAACAAAGTCTTTTATTTTTTTCTGTCAACATTTTGACGATCATTAATTTTTTATGGACATGCCTTAATTTGATACCAGTACTACCTCTAGATGGAGGGCAACTTCTTAGAATTGTTTTGGAAAAAATCATTGGTTTTAAAGCAATTAAGATAACGCATTTAATTAGTCTTTTTTTAGCAACGGGACTTACTTTTTTGTTTTTAGTAGAGGGACAGATTTTTGTAGGTATTTTGTTTTTTATGCTAGCTTTTATGAGTTATAGATCTTTTAAGGACAGTAAATTAATGAGTGTGCAAGATCAAAATGCTGATTTACAGAGGCTATTTGAAGATGCTGAAAAAAAATTGCTTTTAGGCATGAAAAGAGAAGCTTTTGAGGATTTTCAAAAGGTTAGAAAACTTTCTAGTAGTGGGGTTATTTACAATATAGCAACAGAGACTTCTGCATTAATTCTTCTTGAAGAGTCAGCAAATGACCCTGAAAAAAAAGCTCTAGCTTATCAATGTCTTTGCTCTCTTCCCTCAGTGTCAGCAGAGGTTTTGCCACGTTTTCATGCGCTTGCTTTTGAATATGACAATTATCAAAAAACTGTAGAACTTGCAGAAGAAGCGTTTCAATTGCAGCCAACGGGTGATACAGCACTTATTACAGCAAAAGCTTATGCTGCATTAAAAATGTCAGAGCCGGCAGTTGGATGGCTTGAATGTGCTTTGAGCGAGGGTGTTGTGGATATTGATAAGATTTTAAAAAATAGCGAGTTTGATCTGATTAGAGATAATATAGAATTTAAACATTTTGTAGATAGTATACAAGGGGTATAA
- a CDS encoding DUF1698 domain-containing protein produces MGCQTREGEVFYQDVWVDGKPIFYGGRECEFRYFAIRKFFKKFKRPVKVLDIGANMGYFSLRLAEEFQGCFVMVEGVEHIAQALLKLCKLNRNGKAILLKRKLALHDLKMLAEVEHFDVVLGLSIIHHFEEPYQEVLDVMTKLGSYLILEPPIKEEQTLNQKRIVREPLDLSKYPHKVLVSVPTGSRFWHKHLRKTYLIPCNATEQVLHPGPLSGINYTTFLNMNGVFPSIDEIAPLRENIPDSLFMITGSELLKLK; encoded by the coding sequence ATGGGCTGTCAGACAAGAGAGGGAGAAGTTTTTTATCAAGATGTTTGGGTGGATGGAAAGCCTATTTTTTATGGTGGTCGCGAATGTGAATTTCGCTATTTTGCAATTCGCAAATTTTTTAAAAAGTTTAAGCGCCCTGTAAAAGTGCTCGATATAGGAGCAAATATGGGTTATTTTTCTTTGCGCTTGGCAGAGGAGTTTCAAGGCTGTTTTGTGATGGTTGAGGGAGTAGAGCATATCGCTCAGGCCCTTCTCAAATTATGCAAATTGAATCGCAATGGAAAAGCCATTTTGCTTAAACGCAAGCTTGCACTTCATGATTTAAAAATGCTTGCAGAAGTAGAACACTTTGATGTTGTGCTAGGCCTGAGTATTATTCATCATTTTGAAGAGCCCTACCAGGAAGTGTTAGATGTAATGACTAAATTAGGCTCTTACCTTATTTTAGAGCCTCCTATTAAAGAAGAACAGACACTGAATCAAAAAAGAATTGTAAGAGAGCCTCTTGATTTGTCAAAATACCCTCATAAAGTCCTTGTAAGCGTGCCTACAGGTTCACGTTTTTGGCATAAACATCTTCGAAAAACCTATCTTATCCCTTGTAATGCAACGGAACAAGTACTTCATCCAGGCCCATTATCTGGTATTAACTACACGACCTTTCTTAACATGAATGGAGTTTTTCCCTCTATTGACGAGATTGCGCCTTTAAGAGAAAATATCCCCGATTCCCTTTTTATGATTACAGGATCAGAATTGTTAAAACTCAAATAA